One Capricornis sumatraensis isolate serow.1 chromosome 8, serow.2, whole genome shotgun sequence genomic region harbors:
- the LOC138083366 gene encoding olfactory receptor-like protein DTMT, with protein sequence MTGSNQNVVSEFLLLGLPIKSEHQNLFYVLFLAMYITTILGNLLIIILICLDPHLHTPMYLFLSNLSFSDLCFSSVTMPKLLQDMQSQDPSISYAGCLTQMYFFLFFADLEDFLLVAMAYDRYVAICFPLHYTAIMSPRLCSFLVVLSWVLTTVPAILYTLLMARLCFCEDNVIPHFFCDMSALLKLSCSDTQINELVIFVVGGLIIVLPFLLIILSYARIIFSILKVPSVKGICKAFSTCGSHLTVVSLFYGTIIGLYLCPSANNSTVKETVMAMMYTVVTPMLNPFIYSLRNRDMKGALGRVFCKKKFHFFL encoded by the coding sequence ATGACAGGAAGCAATCAAAATGTTGTCTCAGAGTTCCTCCTGCTGGGACTGCCCATCAAGTCAGAGCATCAAAACCTGTTCTATGTCCTGTTCCTGGCCATGTACATTACCACCATCCTGGGGAACCTTCTCATCATCATCCTCATTTGCCTggacccccacctccacacacccATGTATTTGTTTCTCAGTAACCTGTCTTTCTCTGACCTCTGCTTCTCCTCTGTCACAATGCCCAAATTGCTACAGGACATGCAGAGCCAAGACCCATCCATCTCTTATGCTGGCTGCCTGACACAAATGTACTTCTTCCTGTTCTTTGCAGATCTGGAGGACTTCCTCCTTGTGgccatggcctatgaccgctacgtggccatctgcTTCCCCCTGCACTACACCGCCATCATGAGCCCCAGGCTCTgttccttcctggtggtgctgtCCTGGGTGCTGACCACGGTCCCTGCCATTTTATACACCCTGCTCATGGCCAGGCTGTGTTTTTGTGAAGACAATGTGATCCCCCACTTTTTCTGTGACATGTCTGCTCTGCTGAAGCTGTCCTGCTCTGACACTCAAATTAATGAGCTGGTGATATTTGTCGTTGGAGGGCTCATTATTGTCCTGCCATTCCTACTCATCATCCTGTCTTATGCACGAATTATTTTCTCTATCCTTAAGGTCCCCTCTGTCAAGGGCATCTGcaaagccttctccacctgtggctCCCACCTCACTGTGGTGTCCCTGTTTTATGGGACAATTATTGGTCTCTACTTATGTCCATCAGCTAATAATTCTACTGTTAAGGAGACTGTGATGGCTATGATGTACACTGTGGTgacccccatgctgaaccccttcaTCTATAGCCTGAGGAACAGAGACATGAAGGGAGCTCTGGGAAGAGTCTTTTgtaaaaagaaatttcatttctttctatga
- the LOC138083781 gene encoding olfactory receptor 1E5-like — protein MSGRNQTTVSEFLLLGLPIESEHQNLFYVLFLAMYVTTVLGNLLILVLICLDPHLHTPMYLFLSNLSFSDLCFSSVTMPKLLQDMNSQDPSIPYAGCLIQMYFLLFFGDLESFLLVAMAYDRYVAICFPLHYTAIMGPRLCLSLLVLSWVLTTFHAMLHTLLMARLHFCEDNVIAHFFCDMSALLKLSCSDTRVNELVIFIMGGLILVIPFLLIITSYARIVSSTLKVPSARGIHKAFSTCGSHLTVVSLFYGTVIGLYLCPSANNSTVKETVMATMYNVVTPMLNPFIYSLRNRDMKGALGRVFWRKKTPFSL, from the coding sequence ATGTCAGGAAGGAATCAAACTACTGTCTCAGAGTTCCTCCTGCTGGGACTACCCATCGAGTCAGAGCATCAAAACCTGTTCTATGTCCTGTTCCTGGCCATGTATGTTACCACCGTCCTGGGGAACCTTCTCATCCTCGTCCTCATTTGCCTggacccccacctccacacacccATGTATTTGTTTCTCAGTAACCTGTCTTTCTCTGACCTCTGCTTCTCCTCTGTCACAATGCCCAAATTGCTACAGGACATGAACAGCCAAGACCCGTCCATCCCCTATGCTGGCTGCCTGATACAAATGTACTTCCTTCTGTTCTTTGGAGACCTGGAGAGCTTCCTCCTTGTGgccatggcctatgaccgctacgtggccatctgcTTCCCCCTGCACTACACCGCCATCATGGGCCCCAGGCTCTGTCTCTCCCTGCTGGTGCTGTCCTGGGTGCTCACCACATTCCATGCCATGTTGCACACCCTGCTCATGGCCAGGCTGCATTTTTGTGAAGACAACGTGATCGCCCACTTTTTCTGTGACATGTCTGCTCTGCTGAAGCTGTCCTGCTCTGACACTCGAGTGAATGAGCTGGTGATATTTATCATGGGAGGGCTCATTCTTGTGATCCCCTTTCTACTCATCATCACGTCCTATGCTCGAATCGTGTCCTCCACCCTCAAGGTCCCTTCTGCGAGGGGCATCCAcaaggccttctccacctgtggctCCCACCTCACTGTGGTGTCCCTGTTTTACGGGACAGTTATTGGTCTCTACTTATGCCCATCAGCTAATAATTCTACTGTTAAGGAGACTGTGATGGCTACGATGTACAATGTGGTGACCCCCATGCTGAACCCTTTCATCTACAGCCTGAGGAACAGAGACATGAAGGGAGCCCTGGGAAGAgtcttttggagaaagaaaactcCCTTTTCTCTGTGA
- the LOC138083413 gene encoding olfactory receptor-like protein DTMT: MTGRNQTIVSEFLLLGLPIESEHQDLFYALFLAMYVTTVLGNLLILILICLDPHLHTPMYLFLSNLSFSDLCFSSVTMPKLLQNMQSQDPSIPYAGCLTQMYFFLFFGDLESFLLVAMAYDRYVAICFPLHYTAIMGPRLCLSLLVLSWVLTTFHAMLHTLLMARLHFCEDNVIAHFFCDMSALLKLSCSDTRVNELVIFITGGLILVIPFLLIITSYARIVSSTLKVPSARSIRKAFSTCGSHLTVVSLFYGTIIGLYLCPSANNSTVKETVMSMMYTVVTPMLNPFIYSLRNRDMKGALRRVFWRKKTPFSL, from the coding sequence ATGACAGGAAGGAATCAAACTATTGTCTCAGAGTTCCTCCTGCTGGGACTGCCCATTGAGTCAGAGCATCAAGACTTGTTCTACGCCCTGTTCCTGGCCATGTACGTTACCACCGTCCTGGGGAACCTTCTCATCCTCATCCTCATTTGCCTggacccccacctccacacacccATGTATTTGTTTCTCAGCAACCTGTCTTTCTCTGACCTCTGCTTCTCCTCTGTCACAATGCCCAAGTTGCTGCAGAACATGCAGAGCCAAGACCCGTCCATCCCCTATGCTGGCTGCTTGACACAAATGTACTTCTTCTTGTTCTTTGGAGACCTGGAGAGCTTCCTCCTTGTGgccatggcctatgaccgctatgtggccatctgcttCCCCCTGCACTACACCGCCATCATGGGCCCCAGGCTCTGTCTCTCCCTGCTGGTGCTGTCCTGGGTGCTCACCACATTCCATGCCATGTTGCACACCCTGCTCATGGCCAGGCTGCATTTTTGTGAAGACAACGTGATCGCCCACTTTTTCTGTGACATGTCTGCTCTGCTGAAGCTGTCCTGCTCTGACACTCGAGTGAATGAGCTGGTGATATTTATCACGGGAGGGCTCATTCTTGTGATCCCCTTTCTACTCATCATCACGTCCTATGCTCGAATCGTGTCCTCCACCCTCAAGGTCCCTTCTGCGAGGAGTATCCGcaaggccttctccacctgtggctCCCACCTCACTGTGGTGTCCCTGTTTTATGGGACAATTATTGGTCTCTACTTATGCCCATCAGCTAATAATTCCACTGTTAAGGAGACTGTCATGTCTATGATGTACACTGTAGTGACCCCTATGCTGAACCCCTTCATCTACAGCCTGAGGAACAGAGACATGAAGGGAGCTCTCAGAAGAgtcttctggagaaagaaaactCCCTTCTCTCTGTGA